GGCcctgggaggcaggaggcagataACCACCTGCATTTCTCACTCTGTCTTTGCAGCATCCCCACAAGTCTGCCCATCAGGTGAGAAGCCACAACCCCTCACATTCATCTGGCTCTCCAACTGGCTGAGGCGCTGTTTCAGCTTCATCTGCGAAGCACTGTACTCAGCCAGGAGTCGTGCAAACCTTGTCTGCAGCGTGTCCAAGGACGACTCCAGGTAGTCCACTTTTTCCTCAATGTCTCTGGTACCTTCCCTGGCCTTGACCAGGTCCTCATCAATTAGGTTGTCCTTCATCAGAATCTGACGACCCTTTTCCTCCAGGGCCTTCTTAGCATCTGGGTATTCAGTGAGGGCCTCCATCAGATCGTCCTTGGAAAGGCAGAACAGATCTGAGTAGCCAATGCTCCTGATGTTGGCTGTCCTGCGGTTCCCTGACTTGCTCCCCTTGATGTTTAAGATGCTGATCTCCCCAAAGTAACTGCCGTCGCTGAGGACCACAAACTGGGTGACCCCATCAtcagccaccacagccagcttgcCCTCCTTAATGATGTACATCTCCCGTCCAATGTCCCCCTTTCTGCATATGTAATCCCCAGGGCTGAAGACAGCGGGACGAAGCTTCAGCACCAGCTCCACCAACAGCCCTGCCTCACAGTCCTGGAAGATTCGGACCTTCTTCAGGGTGTCCAGGTGCACGTTGATGGCAATCTCAGCCTTCAGCTTGTCTGGGAGACTCTTGAGCACCTCCTTTTCATCCACCGTCTTCCTGTTAGCCCACAGATAGTCAAACCACCGGATAACCCGAGTCTCCAGGTCCTTGGTTACCTTCCGGAACTGCATGTACTGCTTGATGGAGTCAATCTTAGCCTGGAACTCTGCTCTTGAAGCATTCATGTTGGAAATCATAGAGCCCACATTGCCTACTATAGTGGCAAAGATCAGAACACCCACCAGGAAGTCTATGACCACAAAGAGATACTCCTCATCTTTCACAGGGGGTGGGGTCTCACCAATGGTAGTCAGGGTCAAGGTGGACCAGTAGAGACTGTAAATGTACTTCCTGGAGAGACGCCCATACTCTGGCTTGGAGATGTTTGGATAGACCCAGGAGTCTGTCCCAAAACCAATGAACTTGGAAATGGCAAAGTAGATACAGGCATTCCAGTGGATGATGATGAGGATGTACAGAACCAAGTTCCCTATCCTGAACACATTGGGGTAGTTGGTCCTTGTCTCTGTGCGGTCAAAGAATTCAAAGAGTCGAGAGAACTTCAGTAGACGGTTGAACCTCAGTTCTGGGTAGTTTATGCCCAACTTTAAATAAGCCAGGTCTGTGGGGATGACAGACAGGATGTCCAGATTAAAGTGCA
The Cricetulus griseus strain 17A/GY chromosome 1 unlocalized genomic scaffold, alternate assembly CriGri-PICRH-1.0 chr1_1, whole genome shotgun sequence genome window above contains:
- the Cnga3 gene encoding cyclic nucleotide-gated cation channel alpha-3 isoform X4, giving the protein METSAMVQDGRVSRLIISLRAWATRHLHHEDQRPDSFLDRFHGAELNEVSIRESNAQPNEGGQEPPDRGKGRKKDAIVVDPSSNIYYRWLTVIALPVFYNWCLLVCRACFDELQSEHLKLWLVLDYSADVLYVVDMLVRARTGFLEQGLMVRDAKRLWKHYTKTLHFNLDILSVIPTDLAYLKLGINYPELRFNRLLKFSRLFEFFDRTETRTNYPNVFRIGNLVLYILIIIHWNACIYFAISKFIGFGTDSWVYPNISKPEYGRLSRKYIYSLYWSTLTLTTIGETPPPVKDEEYLFVVIDFLVGVLIFATIVGNVGSMISNMNASRAEFQAKIDSIKQYMQFRKVTKDLETRVIRWFDYLWANRKTVDEKEVLKSLPDKLKAEIAINVHLDTLKKVRIFQDCEAGLLVELVLKLRPAVFSPGDYICRKGDIGREMYIIKEGKLAVVADDGVTQFVVLSDGSYFGEISILNIKGSKSGNRRTANIRSIGYSDLFCLSKDDLMEALTEYPDAKKALEEKGRQILMKDNLIDEDLVKAREGTRDIEEKVDYLESSLDTLQTRFARLLAEYSASQMKLKQRLSQLESQMNVRGCGFSPDGQTCGDAAKTE
- the Cnga3 gene encoding cyclic nucleotide-gated cation channel alpha-3 isoform X1, whose translation is MAKVNTQHSQPSPTHSSVKTLDRDLNHVGYGLGRSHSPCEETSSTLQPEIAMETQGLAESARSLFTSQGPARVSRLIISLRAWATRHLHHEDQRPDSFLDRFHGAELNEVSIRESNAQPNEGGQEPPDRGKGRKLRKKDAIVVDPSSNIYYRWLTVIALPVFYNWCLLVCRACFDELQSEHLKLWLVLDYSADVLYVVDMLVRARTGFLEQGLMVRDAKRLWKHYTKTLHFNLDILSVIPTDLAYLKLGINYPELRFNRLLKFSRLFEFFDRTETRTNYPNVFRIGNLVLYILIIIHWNACIYFAISKFIGFGTDSWVYPNISKPEYGRLSRKYIYSLYWSTLTLTTIGETPPPVKDEEYLFVVIDFLVGVLIFATIVGNVGSMISNMNASRAEFQAKIDSIKQYMQFRKVTKDLETRVIRWFDYLWANRKTVDEKEVLKSLPDKLKAEIAINVHLDTLKKVRIFQDCEAGLLVELVLKLRPAVFSPGDYICRKGDIGREMYIIKEGKLAVVADDGVTQFVVLSDGSYFGEISILNIKGSKSGNRRTANIRSIGYSDLFCLSKDDLMEALTEYPDAKKALEEKGRQILMKDNLIDEDLVKAREGTRDIEEKVDYLESSLDTLQTRFARLLAEYSASQMKLKQRLSQLESQMNVRGCGFSPDGQTCGDAAKTE
- the Cnga3 gene encoding cyclic nucleotide-gated cation channel alpha-3 isoform X2, whose amino-acid sequence is MAKVNTQHSQPSPTHSSVKTLDRDLNHVGYGLGRSHSPCEETSSTLQPEIAMETQGLAESARSLFTSQGPARVSRLIISLRAWATRHLHHEDQRPDSFLDRFHGAELNEVSIRESNAQPNEGGQEPPDRGKGRKKDAIVVDPSSNIYYRWLTVIALPVFYNWCLLVCRACFDELQSEHLKLWLVLDYSADVLYVVDMLVRARTGFLEQGLMVRDAKRLWKHYTKTLHFNLDILSVIPTDLAYLKLGINYPELRFNRLLKFSRLFEFFDRTETRTNYPNVFRIGNLVLYILIIIHWNACIYFAISKFIGFGTDSWVYPNISKPEYGRLSRKYIYSLYWSTLTLTTIGETPPPVKDEEYLFVVIDFLVGVLIFATIVGNVGSMISNMNASRAEFQAKIDSIKQYMQFRKVTKDLETRVIRWFDYLWANRKTVDEKEVLKSLPDKLKAEIAINVHLDTLKKVRIFQDCEAGLLVELVLKLRPAVFSPGDYICRKGDIGREMYIIKEGKLAVVADDGVTQFVVLSDGSYFGEISILNIKGSKSGNRRTANIRSIGYSDLFCLSKDDLMEALTEYPDAKKALEEKGRQILMKDNLIDEDLVKAREGTRDIEEKVDYLESSLDTLQTRFARLLAEYSASQMKLKQRLSQLESQMNVRGCGFSPDGQTCGDAAKTE
- the Cnga3 gene encoding cyclic nucleotide-gated cation channel alpha-3 isoform X3, coding for MAKVNTQHSQPSPTHSSVKTLDRDLNHVGYGLGRVSRLIISLRAWATRHLHHEDQRPDSFLDRFHGAELNEVSIRESNAQPNEGGQEPPDRGKGRKKDAIVVDPSSNIYYRWLTVIALPVFYNWCLLVCRACFDELQSEHLKLWLVLDYSADVLYVVDMLVRARTGFLEQGLMVRDAKRLWKHYTKTLHFNLDILSVIPTDLAYLKLGINYPELRFNRLLKFSRLFEFFDRTETRTNYPNVFRIGNLVLYILIIIHWNACIYFAISKFIGFGTDSWVYPNISKPEYGRLSRKYIYSLYWSTLTLTTIGETPPPVKDEEYLFVVIDFLVGVLIFATIVGNVGSMISNMNASRAEFQAKIDSIKQYMQFRKVTKDLETRVIRWFDYLWANRKTVDEKEVLKSLPDKLKAEIAINVHLDTLKKVRIFQDCEAGLLVELVLKLRPAVFSPGDYICRKGDIGREMYIIKEGKLAVVADDGVTQFVVLSDGSYFGEISILNIKGSKSGNRRTANIRSIGYSDLFCLSKDDLMEALTEYPDAKKALEEKGRQILMKDNLIDEDLVKAREGTRDIEEKVDYLESSLDTLQTRFARLLAEYSASQMKLKQRLSQLESQMNVRGCGFSPDGQTCGDAAKTE